A section of the Deltaproteobacteria bacterium genome encodes:
- the purL gene encoding phosphoribosylformylglycinamidine synthase yields MQTLIGSPALSDFKNQRLLAALKEENPAITGISAYFCHFVDTAVDLDKEQTHQLEQLLTYGPRMAAQEREGDLALVLPRIGTISPWSSKATDIAHICGLTKIKRIERGIAYYLQGAEWTQALRTLIHDRMTQITVAQLADAQPLFEQAVPTPMAHVELLQGGREALVKANQELGLALSEDEIDYLVTSYTELGRDPTDIELMMFAQANSEHCRHKIFNASWTIDGTDKDLSLFAMIKNTFANNSEGVLSAYKDNSAVMAGSTGKRFFPDAADDIYRPHEEDVHILMKVETHNHPTAISPFPGAATGSGGEIRDEGATGRGAKPKAGLTGFSVSNLQIPGLEQPWEQPYGKPDRIVTPLEIMTEGPLGGAAFNNEFGRPALGGYFRTYEQSVATAEGSEVRGYHKPIMIAGGMGNIRAQHVQKDIADPGAAIVVLGGPAMLIGLGGGAASSMASGTSAENLDFASVQRDNPEMERRCQEVIDSCWRLDDSPIVAIHDVGAGGLSNALPELMHDSGRGGDFKLREVPNDEPGMSPLAIWCNESQERYVIAISQDKLDVFKAICERERCPYAVVGEATLEEELKLSDSHFENDPIDMPMSLLFGKPPRMHRDVVSIESPRQKLETSKLDLAEATRRILQLPTVGDKSFLITIGDRSITGMVARDQMVGPWQVPVADVAVTTTTVHDNCGEAMAMGERTPVALLNPAASGRLAVGEALTNLAAARISKVSDIKLSANWMAAAGHPGEDVALYETVKAVGMELCPALDITIPVGKDSMSMKTVWQDGAEDRAVTSPLSLVITGFAPVQDARNTLTPQLRTDLGESVLALIDLGRGQNRMGGSCLSQVFNQIGMTPPDVDSPELLQVFFDGIQSLAANQDLIAYHDRSDGGLWAAAAEMAFAGRAGFALDLSSLGDDFMAALFSEELGALVQISEGNIETLTKTFAGTILEGHVHVVGKVDASNTLSISHSGKNLLSVDRSEMHKLWSQTSHAIASRRDNADCAAQEYSRIDDLEDPGLSAQLSFDVSENIVAPLINTGARPRMAILREQGVNGQNEMAAAFHKAGFESVDVHMSDILSGAVTLEDFKGLVACGGFSYGDVLGAGEGWAKSILFHQQTRERFTKF; encoded by the coding sequence ATGCAAACGCTCATTGGCAGCCCTGCTCTCTCCGATTTTAAAAACCAGCGACTCCTCGCCGCGCTCAAAGAAGAAAACCCCGCAATTACAGGTATATCGGCCTACTTTTGCCACTTTGTAGATACGGCAGTCGACCTAGATAAAGAGCAAACTCATCAACTTGAGCAGCTTTTAACCTACGGCCCACGTATGGCCGCCCAAGAGCGCGAGGGTGACCTCGCCTTGGTATTGCCAAGGATCGGAACAATTTCGCCCTGGTCATCAAAAGCAACCGATATCGCTCACATCTGCGGCCTTACAAAGATCAAGCGAATCGAGCGTGGTATCGCCTACTACCTCCAAGGAGCTGAGTGGACGCAGGCACTGCGAACCCTCATTCATGACCGAATGACTCAGATTACGGTGGCTCAACTCGCCGACGCCCAACCACTTTTTGAGCAGGCCGTCCCAACTCCGATGGCCCATGTAGAGCTTCTTCAAGGGGGCCGAGAGGCTCTCGTCAAAGCCAACCAAGAGCTAGGCCTCGCCTTAAGCGAAGACGAAATCGACTACCTCGTCACCAGCTACACAGAGCTTGGCCGAGATCCAACAGACATCGAGCTCATGATGTTTGCCCAAGCCAACAGTGAGCATTGTCGTCACAAAATCTTCAATGCCAGCTGGACCATCGACGGTACCGACAAAGACCTCTCATTGTTTGCAATGATTAAGAATACCTTTGCCAACAACAGCGAAGGCGTTTTGTCGGCCTACAAAGATAACTCCGCAGTCATGGCCGGCAGCACCGGTAAACGATTTTTCCCCGATGCAGCCGACGACATCTACCGCCCGCACGAAGAAGATGTTCATATTCTGATGAAGGTCGAAACCCATAACCACCCAACCGCGATATCGCCCTTCCCAGGTGCAGCTACCGGTTCAGGTGGTGAGATTCGGGATGAAGGTGCAACTGGGCGAGGTGCAAAACCGAAAGCTGGGCTTACGGGCTTCTCCGTATCCAATCTGCAAATCCCAGGCCTAGAACAACCTTGGGAGCAGCCTTATGGGAAACCTGATCGCATTGTGACTCCCTTGGAAATCATGACCGAGGGTCCCTTAGGCGGCGCGGCTTTTAATAACGAATTTGGTCGGCCAGCCCTCGGCGGATACTTCCGAACTTACGAACAATCTGTTGCGACGGCTGAAGGCAGCGAAGTCCGCGGCTACCACAAACCCATTATGATTGCAGGCGGCATGGGCAACATCCGTGCACAGCATGTCCAAAAAGACATCGCAGATCCTGGCGCAGCCATTGTTGTTCTGGGTGGGCCTGCCATGCTTATTGGTTTAGGCGGCGGTGCAGCATCTTCTATGGCCAGTGGTACCAGTGCTGAAAACCTAGATTTCGCTTCGGTTCAACGGGACAACCCCGAAATGGAACGTCGGTGCCAAGAAGTCATCGATAGCTGTTGGCGGCTAGATGATAGCCCAATCGTTGCCATTCACGATGTGGGTGCTGGCGGCCTTTCCAATGCGTTACCAGAACTCATGCACGACAGCGGGCGCGGCGGCGACTTCAAACTGCGTGAAGTTCCAAACGATGAACCAGGTATGAGCCCGCTCGCGATTTGGTGCAACGAAAGCCAAGAGCGCTACGTCATCGCTATCTCACAAGATAAGCTTGATGTGTTTAAAGCAATTTGCGAACGCGAGCGCTGTCCTTATGCCGTGGTTGGTGAAGCAACTCTTGAAGAAGAGCTTAAGCTCAGCGATTCTCACTTCGAGAATGACCCAATTGATATGCCGATGTCTCTTTTGTTTGGCAAACCCCCAAGAATGCACCGTGATGTCGTATCAATCGAATCGCCACGTCAAAAACTTGAAACATCAAAGTTAGACCTCGCAGAAGCTACACGCCGCATTCTGCAGCTTCCCACCGTCGGTGATAAAAGCTTTTTAATTACCATTGGCGACCGAAGCATCACCGGGATGGTGGCACGCGATCAGATGGTCGGTCCATGGCAGGTTCCGGTTGCCGATGTTGCCGTTACCACCACGACCGTTCATGATAACTGCGGTGAAGCGATGGCCATGGGTGAACGCACACCGGTAGCCCTTCTTAACCCTGCTGCTTCCGGTAGACTCGCTGTTGGCGAGGCTCTTACCAACCTTGCAGCCGCCAGAATCTCAAAAGTTAGTGACATCAAACTAAGTGCCAACTGGATGGCAGCTGCCGGACACCCGGGAGAAGATGTAGCCCTCTACGAAACTGTAAAGGCCGTAGGCATGGAGCTTTGCCCGGCTTTGGATATCACCATCCCCGTAGGTAAAGACTCCATGAGCATGAAGACGGTCTGGCAAGATGGTGCTGAAGACCGCGCTGTAACCTCACCGCTTTCGTTGGTCATCACTGGCTTCGCACCGGTTCAAGATGCTCGAAACACACTCACGCCGCAGCTTCGTACCGACCTTGGAGAGAGCGTCCTTGCCCTCATTGACCTTGGCCGTGGCCAAAATAGGATGGGCGGCTCCTGCTTGAGCCAAGTGTTCAACCAAATTGGTATGACACCACCTGATGTAGACAGCCCGGAGCTGCTCCAAGTATTTTTCGATGGCATCCAAAGCTTGGCGGCAAACCAAGACCTCATCGCTTACCATGACCGCTCAGATGGCGGACTCTGGGCTGCGGCCGCGGAAATGGCCTTTGCAGGGCGAGCCGGTTTTGCACTCGACCTGAGTTCGCTCGGTGATGATTTCATGGCTGCTCTCTTCTCAGAAGAGCTCGGCGCTCTGGTTCAAATCTCGGAAGGCAATATCGAAACTCTTACCAAGACCTTTGCAGGTACAATCCTCGAGGGGCATGTCCATGTTGTCGGTAAGGTGGACGCATCCAATACTTTGAGTATCAGCCACTCAGGGAAAAACCTCCTAAGTGTCGACCGCTCCGAAATGCACAAACTTTGGTCTCAAACCTCACACGCAATCGCCAGCCGACGAGACAACGCCGACTGCGCCGCGCAAGAGTACAGCCGCATCGATGACCTTGAAGACCCTGGTCTAAGTGCTCAATTAAGCTTCGATGTGAGCGAAAACATCGTTGCACCCTTGATCAATACGGGTGCTCGCCCTCGCATGGCGATTCTTCGCGAGCAAGGCGTTAACGGTCAAAATGAAATGGCGGCCGCCTTTCATAAAGCTGGGTTTGAATCTGTTGATGTTCACATGAGTGATATCCTTAGCGGAGCCGTCACGCTTGAAGATTTCAAGGGCTTGGTTGCTTGCGGTGGCTTCTCATACGGTGATGTACTTGGAGCCGGCGAAGGCTGGGCCAAATCAATTCTCTTTCACCAGCAAACCCGAGAGCGATTCACTAAATTC